A stretch of Vespula vulgaris chromosome 5, iyVesVulg1.1, whole genome shotgun sequence DNA encodes these proteins:
- the LOC127063662 gene encoding uncharacterized protein LOC127063662, whose product MKFTWTLCGLLLISGFVASNPIVKRDAENDLSPLNEVYVFEADDDQRVDDERTDRDKRKIGIVKLGVSNGVINFVFGKLDAFLDAKTKALAVLDESNKAKNAAFGIDNSQSATSQFIGNLVSQKIQAGTASIGPVISSASTFFNSAKSGLTNAFVSKLAPLSSIAGGLSGGGDVSVGGGVSADSGASSAATSQLLGNLLSSKLGVISNLSSASNSGTSGSSNGNGASGAGAAAGINLGAFANLGGKIESGSTTTTTEENIPMFDRQKVSLDIPPPVFGSGFTLITNISKILSNIILNSARRTQTLLEIFKPFFRGVFAIKGLPSDNPH is encoded by the exons ATGAAGTTCACGTGGACGTTGTGCGGTTTGTTGCTGATCTCCGGTTTTGTTGCTTCCAATCCAATAGTAAAAAGAGATGCCGAAAACGATCTGAGCCCTTTGAACGAA GTATACGTATTCGAGGCTGATGACGATCAAAGAGTTGACGATGAGAGAACCGACagagacaagagaaaaattgGTATTGTCAAATTGGGAGTGTCGAATGGCGTTATCAACTTTGTTTTTGGT aaattagaTGCCTTCCTGGATGCTAAAACAAAAGCGTTGGCGGTATTGGACGAGTCTAATAAAGCTAAGAACGCAGCTTTTGGTATAGACAATAGTCAATCGGCTACCAGTCAATTTATCGGCAATCTCGTCTCGCAGAAGATCCAAGCTGGTACGGCCAGTATTGGTCCGGTGATAAGCAGTGCCTCGACATTTTTTAACAGTGCAAAGAGTGGATTGACCAATGCGTTCGTTTCGAAATTGGCGCCATTGAGTTCTATCGCCGGTGGTCTTAGTGGTGGAG GTGATGTCAGCGTTGGAGGAGGAGTCAGTGCAGATAGTGGCGCTTCTAGTGCAGCAACATCTCAATTACTGGGTAACTTGCTCTCTTCGAAATTAGGAGTTATATCAAACCTGAGCTCCGCTAGTAATAGTGGAACTTCCGGTTCTTCGAACGGAAATGGAGCCAGTGGAGCCGGTGCCGCTGCTGGAATTAATCTTGGAGCATTCGCCAATCTTGGAGGG AAGATCGAAAGCGGTtctacaacgacgacaacggaGGAAAATATTCCAATGTTCGATAGACAAAAAGTATCCTTGGATATACCGCCACCTGTGTTTGGTTCTGGCTTCACTTTGATCACAAACATCAGTAAAATTCTCAGCAATATTATTCtt AATTCAGCCCGTCGAACACAGACGCTCTTAGAAATCTTCAAGCCCTTCTTTCGAGGTGTCTTTGCTATAAAGGGTTTACCATCGGATAATCCACACTAA